The DNA region TGCGTAGGTTATCTGGGCCGGCATACTTCCTGTCAGGGGGTAGTCGTTGACTGCGGCTCTGAGATACCAAGTCTGCAGGTTGGATTCAACCATCGCGCAGACCAGAGTGTCAAAAGTCCCTCCCGCCACGTTACAGCAAGCTACGGGCCTGTCGCTTGTCTGATTCCAGCCGATTCTGATGTTCGGCAGTGACGAAGTGACGTCACCGGAAATCGACCACTGGCTAGGTCCTGTCCAGGAAGAACCGCCGTCAGAGCTGTAGTTGTAGTTGATTCTCGGATCGGCCCCTTCTGTGTACAGTGCGTAGACGTAATTGGACGGATACGAGCTGTATTTCTGTGTACAGATGCTTGGTGTGAACCTTACGATGTCAACGCTTGTTGAAATGTTATCATGGGTCCAGGAGCCGTTATAACATCCACTTCTGAATCTGTTTGAAGACTGCGTGTATATCGTGCCGACGTAATAATGATTTGCGTCCAAACAAGAAGCTGTGATTTCCATCGGACCAGAAGTACTGTTATGAACAGTGTTTGTCCATGATAAACCGGTGTCTGCAGAAACTGCCGTCTGCCAGCTGGTTTCACCTGCAGTGCTTGTGTAGCTGATGTATGAGAATACTATGAAAGGGTTCGAGTCCGGTGAGACGTCCATGGCGACCTGAAACGTGCTGTCGAACTCAGAGTTTGAAAAATCGAACCATCTTGCGATTCCACTAGGTCTTATCGCCCCGAAAAAAAGCCTGTAACCAACGTTGACTTCTGAATCCGCCCAAATGATGTAGATTTCAGGATCGTCGGTCGTGTAAGGTTCGAGTCTCATGTCGAAGTCTAAAAGCTTTCCGCCAGATCCGACGCAATCCCAGTGAATCATGTTCCACGAGTAACCGTTGTCGGTGGACCGGAATATGAAAAGCGTGTCGGTCCCGCCGTCGTGGCTGGACTGTATGGCGGCGTAAATATAAGCGTTCGCGTCGAAATCCATCGCTATGTTGTACCTGGAGTTTATCTGACATTGATCGGTGACCAGAAGATCGGGTCCCCAAAGAGGCGCGAAAGCCGAAGGCTCCGATCCTGTATTTATTTCCTCCTGCGGAGTCAAGGCTTGATATGGTGTGGTTTCAAGAAGTCCTGCTTCATCGGAATCGGTCATTTCAGGTAAATTTGTAACATATGCTGGAGAAGTGTGAAATCCGGACGGTCCTGTGCCGGCCGACAGTGAGGTAAATACAAACGACACCGCTATTAACATTACATACTTCATGCTTCCTCCTTTGTATATCGGTTGATTCTATTTATTATAATACTAAACTGGCATTAATTGAATATTAAACCGGATTATGAAAATGAAAATTTTTTTCCTTTATATCCGGCTTGAATTCAGTTTATAATAATGGTCATCTTAGAGGAGATTTATAATTTATGCAAAAAACGCGATTATATAGCCTTCTAGTACTTTTTCTTTTGTCCGGTTGCATCAAGTATTCTACCCTCCAGTCACCCAAAACTCTCGAAAGAGGCGATTATTCTGTGGGAATCGCGGGAAGCAAGTTTATTTTTTCGGATTCCGGAGAGGCGAGGTTTGGCTCTGGAAGCATTGACGTTTTCGCAAGAGCGGGATTGAAACACAATCTCGATTTCGGATGCAAGGCAACAATCTACGAAGGCGGAGCGTTCAATTTATTTTCAGATGTTAAATACAGGTTCTTCGAAACCCCGGTAATGATATCAGGAGATGTAGGTGCTTTGGTAAGTTTCAGAACAAACGGTCTTTATTTGATGGCTCTCGCCGGCAACGACAACATTTACACAGGCATAAAAGCGATGTTTGTTCATGAACAGCCCAACTCTACTCAGCCTATGCCGGCTGAAGATACCGCTTATATTCCCAAAAACCCCTTGGGGCTTGTCTTGGGAGGAGGCATAAGTTCTTTTATAAATATAAAAATTGTACCGGAACTGAACGTCTATTTCAGCGAGGGTTATGAACCTATGTATCTTTTTTCATGCGGAATAAGGCTGGATATATAGTCCAAAGCTTTTAAAGTGCGACAAAAAGCGGAGGGTTTTCCCTCCGCTTTTTTATAAGGTATCTGTCCGTCAAAAAACTTGAACCGATTTGGTCTCTTTCCTTGTTTCCGTGGTGAAATTGATGAAATAGGTTCCGGCAACCACTTTTTCACCGTTGTTTCCAGTCATGTTCCACTCAAGATTATGTTCTCCGGCCGAGAAGTT from candidate division WOR-3 bacterium includes:
- a CDS encoding T9SS type A sorting domain-containing protein; this encodes MKYVMLIAVSFVFTSLSAGTGPSGFHTSPAYVTNLPEMTDSDEAGLLETTPYQALTPQEEINTGSEPSAFAPLWGPDLLVTDQCQINSRYNIAMDFDANAYIYAAIQSSHDGGTDTLFIFRSTDNGYSWNMIHWDCVGSGGKLLDFDMRLEPYTTDDPEIYIIWADSEVNVGYRLFFGAIRPSGIARWFDFSNSEFDSTFQVAMDVSPDSNPFIVFSYISYTSTAGETSWQTAVSADTGLSWTNTVHNSTSGPMEITASCLDANHYYVGTIYTQSSNRFRSGCYNGSWTHDNISTSVDIVRFTPSICTQKYSSYPSNYVYALYTEGADPRINYNYSSDGGSSWTGPSQWSISGDVTSSLPNIRIGWNQTSDRPVACCNVAGGTFDTLVCAMVESNLQTWYLRAAVNDYPLTGSMPAQITYALVAPINGRIVIYREYGENNIWFDRWNYMNQVEETPDILPDMTSFSISQSFGKINVRFSTPTDQHVRIEVYDILGRRINTLADRIFSAGEHSLEWNTTGINGEKVVAGTYFINLISEDFKQTSSIQLF